The DNA region CGAAGCGCGGATCGTCGTCAAGGCGATCGAAGGCTTTCGCAAGCGCTGGTCCACTCCGGCCGAACGGCTCATCGTCCAAATCAGCCCGTGCATTCGTCCTCCGCATTATGAAGTTGATTTTGCGCGCCAGATCCGAGAGCAAGCTCGGAGCTTGGGAGTCCGGTCTCTCTTCGACTGCGGAACGTGCACGGCGTGCCACTTGGACCGGTACTTTTCCTATCGGGCGGAAAAGGGAAAAACTGGACGGATGTGGGCGGTAGCCATGCTGGCGCCATGAGAGCACCGCCGCCGCATCCGTTCAAAGCAGCCCTTGTCGGCGCATCTCGGAGGCGACCCGTTCCGCCTCCTGTTTTCGCTCCGCCTTCTTCTTCGCCTTCCAAGCCTCGTAGGATTTTCCGTCGGCGGCATCGGCGCCGCTCAGCACGATTTCCTCAATTTCGCGATAGGGAATGCTTAGCGAGCTGGCGCCGTCCGGCAGCATGAGCTCGACAAAGGCTTCCTCCCCCTCCCCGGCCCGGTTGAAGAGATAACCTGTCAGCGACCGCCCTCCGGAAAGCCGCAGGGTGACATCTCCGCGATAGTGAAATGCGTTTTCGATCTGCTGCGCCAAACTTGCAGGCGCGGACGGGGCGCCGCCGGCGCTCTTCAGCTTCTCTTCCATCGCCTCGGCCTGGCCTTCGCGCCGCTCATCACCCACCCTATCGCCTAGGCGGATACAGGTTCCTCCTGGTTTTCCGGATGTCGCACGGACGTTCCCGGCATTCCCGACGACGAGGAACCTCCACCCTTGCCCAGGCTCGCGCGAATCGTGCGCAGCAAACCGGAGAAGGACCCAAAGGTGTCGTTGACGGCACTCGCCTCGTAGCCGGAATGGACCATGCAGTCGGCGCACCGCGGATTCCCGCTGCGCCAGCCGTACGCTTCCCAACGGGTCTTCTGCATGAGCTCCTCGAAGCTCTTCGCGTAGCCATCCTGCAGGAGATAGCACGGCCGCTGCCAGCCGAAGATATTATAGGTGGGATTGCCCCAGGGAGTACAATCGTACTCGATGTTCCCTTGCAGAAACTCAAGGAAGAGAGGCGAGAGATTGAACTTCCAGCTCTTCTTCCGATCGCGGAAAACCTCCCGGAAAAGCGCGCGTGTCTTCTCCCTCTTTAGAAAATGTCCCTGGTCCGGAGCCTTCTCGTAGCTGTAGCCCGGAGAAAACATGATCCCCTCGATCCCCAGCTTCATCGCCTCATCGAAAAACCGGCGGATCCTCTCGGGATCGGCTCCGTCGAAAAAGGTTGCGTTCACCGTCACCCGAAAGCCGCGGCGGACGGCTTCCTGTATCCCGGCGACCGCCGTCTTATAAACGCCGTCCCGGCAGACGGACTCGTCGTGGTCTTCCTCGAGTCCGTCAAGATGAACGCTGAAGGTAAGATACTTCGACGGGCGGAAGAGATCGATCTTCTTCTTGAGGAGCAGCGCATTGGTGCAAAGGTAAACGTACTTCTTGCGAGCAATCAGCCCTTCTACGATCCGATCGATCTCCTGGTGAATCAGCGGCTCCCCTCCCGGGATGCTCACGATGGGAGCGCCGCATTCCTCCGCTGCAGCCCAGCATTGTTCGGGGGTGAGCCGGCGGTTCAAAATGTGATCCGGGTACTGGACCTTGCCGCAGCCCGCGCAGGCGAGGTTGCAGCGGAAAAGCGGCTCGAGCATCAGAACGAGCGGATACCTCTTCCGGCCGGTGAGCCTTTGCTTGAGGATATAAGAGGAAACCGTCCAAATTTGCGAGAAGGGCACCATAGGTCCTCCAGGCTACGCCAGGATAGCCGACTGTCAATCCCGCAAGACCTCGATCAGGCCGATTTCTTCTCTTCCCGGGGCACGGCACCCTCGGGGGCCGGTGCGGAAGCCGGGGAAGCCGAGGAGGCTTGCGTTGTTTGGGGTGCGGGCTTGCTCACGGGTTCTTGCAACGAATGGTGGATCTCCCGTTCGAACTCCTCGCGAGCCTTGTGGAACTCGCCCAACGCCCTGCCGACCCCTCGGGCCAGCTCAGGGAGCTTCTTCGCGCCGAAAAGCAGGAAGACGACGACGAAAATCCAAAACCATTCCGAACCCGACGGCAACCCGAATGCCAACCAGAGCATGCCCAACTGTAAGCCCTCCTTGAGATTTTGCCAATGCCATCGATCCCAAGCCCGGCAACCGGCCGGAGACTTTCGCCCCGTTGCAGGATGTCCTCGGGAAAAAGCGGGTCAGGACCGCGGAGGATCGATCCATTTCCCCTCCTCGGCGATGAGCGCAATCAGAGAATCGACCGCCTGCTCCTGCGGGATATTAAAGCGCACCGCCTTTTTTCCGACGTAGAGGTTGACCTTGCCGGGAGCGCCGCCGACGTAGCCAAAGTCCGCGTCCGCCATTTCCCCAGGGCCGTTGACGATGCAGCCCATGACCGCGATCTTCACCCCTTTGAGATGCCCCGTCGCCGCCCGGATCCGGGCCGTGGTCTCCTGCAGGTTAAACAGAGTCCTGCCGCACGAGGGGCAGGCAACAAAATCGGCCTTGAAGCTCCGATTCCCTGTCGCTTGGAGAATGTTGTACGAAAGCTCGAGCGCTTTCTTTGGATCGGCTTCCCGCCGCAGCAGAACCGCGTCACCGATCCCGTCGCAGAGAAGGGCTCCTACCTGAAGGGCGCTGTTGAGCCGCTCCCGAAGCGGGTCTCCCTTCTCGCCCGGAAAGAAGGTATCCTTGAGCAGGATCGGATGGCGCGAAGGGATCCGCGCCGCCAGCATGCGAAAAGCATACAGCGGCGGATAGGGGCAGCCGTCCCGCACGGTCACCAGGCGGGGCGCGCCCGTCTCCAGCTCGGCCAGCGTCGCGGGATCCTCGGGGTCGACCTCCTCGGCCATCCCCGGCCGGTAGCCGAGCTCGGGCACCATTTCGGTTCCGGCCGAGGCGCTTTCCAGCGCGGCGAAGTTCTCCTCGAGGACGGCGACGCGAACCGGCTCTCCTCCGCCCACCTTGGCATTCCGCACCCAGCGATGCGAGTGTCGGCGTTGGAACGAAAAGGGGTCGAAGGGCGGGACCAGCGCTTCCTTGGGGCGCGGGGCGCCGGCGAACTCCTCGACCAGGGCTCGCAAGGCTTCGGCCACGGGGATCTCGCGCACGCTATCCTCGGTCAAGGACACGCGGATCGTGTCGCCGATCCCATCCGCGAGCAAAGCGCCGATGCCGACGGCACTTTTTACCCTGCCGTCTTCCCCATCCCCCGCCTCCGTTACCCCGAGATGGATCGGGTAGTTCCAATCCGGCCCGAGCTCTTGGAGAACGGCGATCAGCCGTCGGTAGGCCGAGATCATGATGCGCGGATTGGAGGCCTTCATCGAGAAGACGATCCGGTGAAAGCCGGCCTTGCGGCAGATGCGCGCGTACTCGAGGGCGCTTTCCACCATCCCCAGAGGCGTGTCTCCGTATCGATTGAGGATGCGATCCGAAAGGCTGCCGTGATTCGTTCCGATACGCATGGCGATCCCCCGCTCCTGGCAGAGATGAACGAGCGGGAGGAAGGCGTCCTCGAGCCGCGCGACCGCGGACGCGTATTCCTCATCGGTATAGCTTCGGACCACGAACTTCTTCCGGTCCGCATAGTTGCCCGGGTTGATCCGGATCTTGTCCACCCAGCGGGCGGCCTCCATGGCAGCCTCGGGCTTGAAGTGGATGTCCGCGACGAGCGGAACCGGACAGCCTCGGCTCCGCAACTCGTCACGAATCGCCCGCAGATTGGCGGCATCTTTGACCGTCGGGGCGGTGATGCGCACAAGCTCGCAGCCCGCCTCGACCAGATCGAGGGCTTCCCGCACGCAGGCTCCGGTATCCATCGTGTCGGAAGTCAGCATCGACTGGATGACGATCGGAGCTCCGCCACCGATCTGGATCGGGCCGACGGGAACCGCCCGCGACTCGCGCTTGGTGTATCGGGAGACATCGGGAACGTATGGCGAAGAGACGGGCGTCATGGTTACTTTCCTGTCGATGGGGATGGGGCGTGGCTCTTTCCGGGGAACTGCATTTCCGGCCCCTTCTGGCCCTTCCAAGGGAGATCCTGAACGTCAAAAAAGGTCACGTAGAGGATGAAGCCGACGATCAGGGTGGCGAAGATCATCTGGAGCGCCTCCAGGACGCGGACGCTCAGAGGCCTGCCGCGCACCCATTCCGCCAGGGAAAGGAGGATGTGCCCGCCGTCCAACACGGGAACGGGCATCAGGTTGAGGAGGGCCACGTTGACGTTGAAGAGCACGCTGAACCAGAGCGCCAGCCGCCAGCCGTACGGACTTTGAAAAAGCAGATAGTACAACCGCATGATGCCCACGGGGCCCGAAAGGTGCTGGGGCTTGATGTCGGAGCGCGGCGAGAGCATCGCCGTCACCGTGCTGGTCATTGCCCGCACGCTGGCGAGGATCTGCTCGAGAGGATTGGGATGGACGATGCTCATCGTGCCGGCCAGATCCCATTGAATTCCGATTCGAGGCACGGTGTCACCTACAGGTACCTCCGGAACGATCTCTACCACCCGGCTCCGGCCCCCGCGAGCGACTTCGAGCGAGAGCGGCCGGCCGGGGTGCTTCAGTATGTACTCGTTGAGCCCGATGGGCGACAGAAGGCGCTGGCCGTTCACGGAGAGGATCTGATCGCCAGGCAGCAATCCCGCCTCCGCGGCGGGACTCCCCGGGAAGACCCGGGCGATGGTCGGAGTCTCTTCCGGCAGGATGAAGATCTGCCGCAACCCCTTACGCCTAAGGAAACCTCTTTCCTCTCGAACCGGTGCCACGAAGACGGTCAGCGTCCTCCCGTCCCGTTCCACGGTTATGGGGATCTCGCTCTCTTCGCTCCGCACAATGTTCCAAATGATCGCGCTGTCGTCCATCCCCTGGAAGCGGCGCACCGGATGCCCATCCACTTGAAGAATCCGGTCACCGGCCCGCAGCCCCGCTTTTTCCGCAGGTGAATTGGGGAAGACGTACCCGATGGTCGTCGTGGCCTCGCTTTGGCTGACCGGCCGGCCGACGACCCAGACGACAAGCGAGAAGAGAACGGCCAGCAGGACGTTGGCCGCCGGCCCCGCCAAGGCGACGATGATCTTATCCCACGGCTTGGCCGGGGGAAGGGGCTGCTCCTCCCCCGCCGGCCTCCCTTCGAGAAGCTCCGCTCCCGCCATCTGGGGAAGCGCTACGAACCCCCCCGCCGGAATCCAACCGAGCGCGTAGGTCACCCCCCCGATTTCCTTTTCCCAAACCGCGGCACCAAACCAGATTTGAAAGCGGTCCACACGCAGCCCGCGCAGCCGAGCCGCCACGAAGTGGCCCCACTCGTGAACGACGATCAAGACGTTGAAGAGAAAGAGAACCTCCAGCAGGGTTCCCACGAAACGCATGATCTCGCCGAACGGCAACATGCTTAAGGATAGCCCTTGTTGCGAATCCACTCAACGGCGGCTCGACGCGCCTCCGCATCGACCCGCTGCAAGACTTCCAGGTTCTCCACCTTCATCGGCTTGTGCGCATCAAGCACCGCCTCCACGCAGTGCGCGATCGCCGAAAAGGGGATCCGCCTTTCCAGAAACGCGGCGACCGCGACCTCGTTGGCGGCGTTGAGCACACAGGGAGCGGTTCCGCCCGCCTCTCCCGCATAGCGGGCCAACCGCAGCGCCGGAAAGCGCTCGTGATCCGGCTGCTCGAAGGAAAGCTGGCCGACAGTCGCCAGGTCCAAGAACGGCACCGGGCTCGGAAGGCGCTCAGGATAGGTCAACGCATATTGAATCGGCAGGCACATGTCGGAACGGCTTAGTTGGGCCAGGTGGGAGCCGTCCACGAACTCGACTAGGGAGTGAACGATGCTCTGTGGATGGACGACGACGTCGATCGCCGAAAAAGGGACCCCAAAGAGCCAATGCGCCTCAATCATCTCCAGCGCCTTGTTGAACAACGTCGCCGAATCGATCGTGATCTTTTTCCCCATTTTCCAGGTCGGGTGATCCAACGCATCCTCCACGGTGGCCGCCGCCATCCGGCGGGCATCCCAGGTGCGGAACGGCCCCCCCGAGGCGGTAAGCAGGATTCGGCGGATTTGGACACCGGAACTCCCCGCCAAACATTGAAACACGGCGTTATGCTCGCTATCGACGGGCAGGATGGGGACATTCCGTGCCCGCGCCTCCGCCATGACGATCTCCCCGGCCATGACCAGCACTTCCTTGCTTGCCAGGGCCAGGCCCTTTCCGGTTCGAATCGCGGCCAAGGCCGGACCGAGCCCGGCGGTGCCCACGATTGCCACCAGAACCATCTCCGCTTCCGTTTCCGCCACCATCTCGAAGAGCCCGGCGGGCCCTTCGTAGATTTTCGTCTTCCCGGGGAACCCCTGGCGCCAAGAGGAGCCCGCAGGGGGATTGCAGAGTCCGACCGCCCGAGGCCGAAACTCCTCGGCCTGCGCCCGCAGCTCATCGAGCTGTCTTCCGGCGGCGAGGCCGACTACCTCCAGTCGTTCGGGAAGCTTCCGGACGACGGTCAGCGCGCTCCGACCGATCGATCCGGTCGAGCCGAGGATCAGGATGCGCTTTTTCATGCCGCCGGCGCGGCCGGCGGGCAAACCTTCGCTTTGGCAAGCGCCGCGATCCGAGAGAACTGCGCCGGGGATCGTACGGCAAGATCGGCCAGCACCTTGCGGTCGATTCCGATCCCGGCCTTCGTCAAGCCCTCCCAGAAGCGGCTGTAAGTCAACCCCTCCGCTCGGACAGCGGCATTGATTCTGGCGATCCAGAGCGCCCGCAGCTCTCTCTTCCTCGTTTTCCGGTCCCGGTAGGACCAGTACTTAGCCTTGAAGATCGCGTCCTTTGCGTACCGATAGAGCTTGCTCCGCCTTCCGCGAAAACCGCTCGCCTGATCTACGACGCGCTTGCGCCGCTCGCGTGAAGCCGGCGCGTTCGTTGCTCTGGCCATAATTCGAACCTTTCTTTGCTGCCGCTTCCCGCTTTTGCTAAGCGATGGCGATTTCGCCCAGAAAGTTCCGTGATCTTGGCGGCTCTTCGCCCGAAAGTCAAAAAGGAAAAAGCAGATGCCGACGGGGCGGTGCCGCCCTCAAACGCGCCGGGAGGTCCCTTCTAACGAAACGGCAGGCTCTCGAGCACGTGCCCGACATCTTCGTCGCGGACGATCTTCGGCTTTCCCAGCCGGCGCATTCTCTTTCGATTCTTGCTCGAGGCCAGGTGCCGCCTCCCGGCACGGGGAGCCAGCACCTTCCCGCGAGCCGTCACTTTGAACCGCTTGACCACGGCCTTCTTCGTCTTTCTCCGCGCTATCGCCTTCGGCATATCTCTTCTCCCTACCTCTCCGCTGCAGGAATCAATCGCTCTCCGTCTCCCCTTCCTCCGTGGTATACTTGCGCCTCCTCTTTTGTGCGGGCAGGGGTAGGAGCATCAAGACAATACTGCGGCCGACCGGCTTGATATCCTGGTCTCCGGTCGCGATGTGGCTGAGATCGTCGCGCACCCTCTTCATCAGATCGACCGCCAGCTCCTTATGAATGTTCTCTCGGCCTCGCAGCATCAAGTTGAAGCGCACCTTCATCCCCTTCCACAGGAACCCCTCCGCCTGCTTCAGCTTGATCTGGTAATCATGGGCGTCGATGTTGATGTGAAGTTGGAGCTCCTTGAGCTTGGAGGTGCCGACGCTCCCCTTCTTCGAGTCCTTCTCTTTCTTGGCCTGCTCGTACTTGAATTTGCCGTAATCCAGAATCTTGCAGACCGGCGGCTTGGCGTTGGGCGCCACTTCCACCAAGTCGAGCATCTTGCGACGTGCGATCGCTTGGGCATCGCCCGCGGACATGACCCCGAGCGGCTTGCCGTCGGAGTCGATCACAAACACCTCCGGCGCGCGGACAAACTGGTTGATCCGCACCCGAGGCTGCCGCTGAAAAGAACGATACGGAGGACGCACGCTACAGAGACCGCCTCGCCACCTCTTCCACTACCTGGTCCACGAATGCCGTCAGGCTCATGACGCCGAGGTTCCCTCGCTTGCGGCTCCGCACCGAGAGATTTCCTGAAGATTGCTCGTTCTTTCCAACAATGGCCATATACGGGATCTTCTGCCTTTCGGCAATGCGAATTTTTGCGTTGAGGGTCTCGCTTTTTTCATCAACCGTCACACGCAGCCGGCGCTCGCGGAGCGCGGCGGCTACTTCCCTGGCATAACCCAGCTGCGCGTCGCTGATCGGCAAGACCCGCACCTGCTCCGGAGCAAGCCAGACCGGAAAATCCCCGCCGAAGTGCTCGATCAAAATCGCCAGGAAACGCTCGAGCGAGCCGAAGGGCGCCCGATGGATCATGACCGGACGGTGTTCGCGATTGTCGGCGCCGATGTAGGTGAGCCCGAAGCGGTTGGGCAGGTTGTAATCGAGCTGCACCGTGCCCAGCTGCCATTCGCGCCCCAGGCAATCGCGCACCAGGAAATCGATCTTGGGTCCATAGAAAGCCGCCTCCCCCTCCTCTTCCGTGAAGTCGAGTCCCGCCTTCCGGATGGCCGCGGCGAGCGCGTGCTCGGCCTTGTCCCAAAGAGCCGACTCCCCGATATACTTGTCGGCCTCCGGCCCCCGCAAGCCTAACCGGATCCGGCATGCCCGCAAATCGAGCGTCGCCAGCACCGTCCGGACCAATTCCAAGCAGCCCTCGACCTCCGCCTCCACCTGATCCTCAGCGCAGAAAATGTGCGCGTCGTCCTGAGTGAATCCGCGCAACCGGGTCATGCCTCCAAGCTCTCCCGATTTTTCCCAACGATAGACCGTCCCGAACTCGGCCAGGCGCACGGGAAGCTCGCGATAGGACCGGGGCCGGCTGGCGAAAATCCGGATGTGCATCGGGCAGTTCATCGGCTTGAGCAGATAGCCCCCGACCTCCCCGATCTCGATCCGGTTGGCATACTCGGCGCAGCTGCATCCCTCTTGCACCAGGTTCTCCCAGGCGGCCGGTTCCGGGATAGGGGGGAACTGCGCGTCCCGGTAGTACGGGAAATGCCCGGAGGTCCGATAGAGCCCGATCTCTCCGACGTGCGGGGTAAAGACAGTTTCGTAGCCCTGCCGCGCCAGGAGCTCCCCTAGGAACGCCTGAAGCTCCTGCCGGATGACGGCCCCCCGGGGCAGCCAGAGAGGAAGACCGGCGCCCACGGCCTCATCGAAGCCGAAAAGCTCCAGTTCGCGGCCGAGCTTTCGATGATCCCGCTTCTTGGCCTCTTCGAGCCGCGCCAAGTGCTCTTCGAGCTCGCGCTCGGTCGGGAAGGCCGTTCCATAAACCCGCTGCAGCTGCGGATTTCTGGCGTCGCCCCGATAATAGGCGCTCGCGACATGGGTCAAGCGCACCGCGCCGACCAACGACGTGTTCTGGACATGGGGACCCGCGCAAAGGTCGAGAAAGGGTCCGTTCTGATAGAGGGTGATCTGCTCTTCCTCAGGGATGCCGCGCAAGATATCGAGCTTGAACCGGCTCGGCTCCGTCCGGTCGGATAGAGCGCCGAGCCGCCCGCGCAGGGCCAGCTTCTCCGCTTCCTCGCGGGTCACCGGAAGGC from Methylacidimicrobium sp. AP8 includes:
- the infC gene encoding translation initiation factor IF-3; this translates as MRPPYRSFQRQPRVRINQFVRAPEVFVIDSDGKPLGVMSAGDAQAIARRKMLDLVEVAPNAKPPVCKILDYGKFKYEQAKKEKDSKKGSVGTSKLKELQLHINIDAHDYQIKLKQAEGFLWKGMKVRFNLMLRGRENIHKELAVDLMKRVRDDLSHIATGDQDIKPVGRSIVLMLLPLPAQKRRRKYTTEEGETESD
- the rplT gene encoding 50S ribosomal protein L20, coding for MARATNAPASRERRKRVVDQASGFRGRRSKLYRYAKDAIFKAKYWSYRDRKTRKRELRALWIARINAAVRAEGLTYSRFWEGLTKAGIGIDRKVLADLAVRSPAQFSRIAALAKAKVCPPAAPAA
- a CDS encoding 1-deoxy-D-xylulose-5-phosphate reductoisomerase, with amino-acid sequence MKKRILILGSTGSIGRSALTVVRKLPERLEVVGLAAGRQLDELRAQAEEFRPRAVGLCNPPAGSSWRQGFPGKTKIYEGPAGLFEMVAETEAEMVLVAIVGTAGLGPALAAIRTGKGLALASKEVLVMAGEIVMAEARARNVPILPVDSEHNAVFQCLAGSSGVQIRRILLTASGGPFRTWDARRMAAATVEDALDHPTWKMGKKITIDSATLFNKALEMIEAHWLFGVPFSAIDVVVHPQSIVHSLVEFVDGSHLAQLSRSDMCLPIQYALTYPERLPSPVPFLDLATVGQLSFEQPDHERFPALRLARYAGEAGGTAPCVLNAANEVAVAAFLERRIPFSAIAHCVEAVLDAHKPMKVENLEVLQRVDAEARRAAVEWIRNKGYP
- the rseP gene encoding RIP metalloprotease RseP, which produces MLPFGEIMRFVGTLLEVLFLFNVLIVVHEWGHFVAARLRGLRVDRFQIWFGAAVWEKEIGGVTYALGWIPAGGFVALPQMAGAELLEGRPAGEEQPLPPAKPWDKIIVALAGPAANVLLAVLFSLVVWVVGRPVSQSEATTTIGYVFPNSPAEKAGLRAGDRILQVDGHPVRRFQGMDDSAIIWNIVRSEESEIPITVERDGRTLTVFVAPVREERGFLRRKGLRQIFILPEETPTIARVFPGSPAAEAGLLPGDQILSVNGQRLLSPIGLNEYILKHPGRPLSLEVARGGRSRVVEIVPEVPVGDTVPRIGIQWDLAGTMSIVHPNPLEQILASVRAMTSTVTAMLSPRSDIKPQHLSGPVGIMRLYYLLFQSPYGWRLALWFSVLFNVNVALLNLMPVPVLDGGHILLSLAEWVRGRPLSVRVLEALQMIFATLIVGFILYVTFFDVQDLPWKGQKGPEMQFPGKSHAPSPSTGK
- the hpnH gene encoding adenosyl-hopene transferase HpnH; this encodes MVPFSQIWTVSSYILKQRLTGRKRYPLVLMLEPLFRCNLACAGCGKVQYPDHILNRRLTPEQCWAAAEECGAPIVSIPGGEPLIHQEIDRIVEGLIARKKYVYLCTNALLLKKKIDLFRPSKYLTFSVHLDGLEEDHDESVCRDGVYKTAVAGIQEAVRRGFRVTVNATFFDGADPERIRRFFDEAMKLGIEGIMFSPGYSYEKAPDQGHFLKREKTRALFREVFRDRKKSWKFNLSPLFLEFLQGNIEYDCTPWGNPTYNIFGWQRPCYLLQDGYAKSFEELMQKTRWEAYGWRSGNPRCADCMVHSGYEASAVNDTFGSFSGLLRTIRASLGKGGGSSSSGMPGTSVRHPENQEEPVSA
- the thrS gene encoding threonine--tRNA ligase, whose amino-acid sequence is MTELETLRHSAAHILATALLEIWPEAQLAAGPPVENGFYYDVALPHRISPEDFPAIEEKMREIIRAGQPFVRLPVTREEAEKLALRGRLGALSDRTEPSRFKLDILRGIPEEEQITLYQNGPFLDLCAGPHVQNTSLVGAVRLTHVASAYYRGDARNPQLQRVYGTAFPTERELEEHLARLEEAKKRDHRKLGRELELFGFDEAVGAGLPLWLPRGAVIRQELQAFLGELLARQGYETVFTPHVGEIGLYRTSGHFPYYRDAQFPPIPEPAAWENLVQEGCSCAEYANRIEIGEVGGYLLKPMNCPMHIRIFASRPRSYRELPVRLAEFGTVYRWEKSGELGGMTRLRGFTQDDAHIFCAEDQVEAEVEGCLELVRTVLATLDLRACRIRLGLRGPEADKYIGESALWDKAEHALAAAIRKAGLDFTEEEGEAAFYGPKIDFLVRDCLGREWQLGTVQLDYNLPNRFGLTYIGADNREHRPVMIHRAPFGSLERFLAILIEHFGGDFPVWLAPEQVRVLPISDAQLGYAREVAAALRERRLRVTVDEKSETLNAKIRIAERQKIPYMAIVGKNEQSSGNLSVRSRKRGNLGVMSLTAFVDQVVEEVARRSL
- a CDS encoding twin-arginine translocase TatA/TatE family subunit; this encodes MLWLAFGLPSGSEWFWIFVVVFLLFGAKKLPELARGVGRALGEFHKAREEFEREIHHSLQEPVSKPAPQTTQASSASPASAPAPEGAVPREEKKSA
- the rpmI gene encoding 50S ribosomal protein L35; amino-acid sequence: MPKAIARRKTKKAVVKRFKVTARGKVLAPRAGRRHLASSKNRKRMRRLGKPKIVRDEDVGHVLESLPFR
- the ispG gene encoding (E)-4-hydroxy-3-methylbut-2-enyl-diphosphate synthase, with protein sequence MTPVSSPYVPDVSRYTKRESRAVPVGPIQIGGGAPIVIQSMLTSDTMDTGACVREALDLVEAGCELVRITAPTVKDAANLRAIRDELRSRGCPVPLVADIHFKPEAAMEAARWVDKIRINPGNYADRKKFVVRSYTDEEYASAVARLEDAFLPLVHLCQERGIAMRIGTNHGSLSDRILNRYGDTPLGMVESALEYARICRKAGFHRIVFSMKASNPRIMISAYRRLIAVLQELGPDWNYPIHLGVTEAGDGEDGRVKSAVGIGALLADGIGDTIRVSLTEDSVREIPVAEALRALVEEFAGAPRPKEALVPPFDPFSFQRRHSHRWVRNAKVGGGEPVRVAVLEENFAALESASAGTEMVPELGYRPGMAEEVDPEDPATLAELETGAPRLVTVRDGCPYPPLYAFRMLAARIPSRHPILLKDTFFPGEKGDPLRERLNSALQVGALLCDGIGDAVLLRREADPKKALELSYNILQATGNRSFKADFVACPSCGRTLFNLQETTARIRAATGHLKGVKIAVMGCIVNGPGEMADADFGYVGGAPGKVNLYVGKKAVRFNIPQEQAVDSLIALIAEEGKWIDPPRS